AATGCTCTGGTACTCTTAGTACCTTACCCCACAAGTCTTCAACCTGGAATTAACTTCGAGTTTGGtctccaagttaataaaactcctCTAGTAGGCAACACAATGCACAGGACAAGGATGAAGCAACACAGTAAGTTTTGTGTCATCCCCCAGACTAAATAAGCTTCATACAACATAAGAGCTTAGATCACTCACCTCAAAATTGCTACTTCTTGATCAAACTCATCTTCCAATGTGTCATTCAAATGCTCAGATCTAATGAACTTGATAGCAACATCCATACCAAGATACATCCCATGATACCTTCATATGAGTAAAAGTTTAGAAGATAAGGGAGAGAACAAAGTTCCTATAAAGCTGGGAACCCAGAATTCATGCAAAACCACAGAAATACAATCCAAAACTCACAAATCGCCGCAAGATCCTGAAGCAATTCTTTCCCCAATCTTCAGTAATCTTCTATCAATTTCCCAATCTTCAGGTTTTGATCGTGCGAATATATACTTTTCAACAGCTGACTTTGAATGAGACGAACCAGACCATGATCCCTGTGTCATCCAGAAAATATGCTCATTACAATTTGGTAAATAAATTACATCATACTAATGAGCTTCAACAATACAACAACAAAGTAGATTCTGAGGAGATTCTAATCACGGTATCCATCACATATCAACTAGAAGGAAATTGATGATGGCTAATTGGAAATGAAGCTCTCAAGATTATAGCAGCTATATCATCCACATAAATATAGGTGTTGTTTTAAGTTACCCATGGCCTACTTCTTTACAAGATAAGTTTCCTTTTCAACGAAGTTACTAATGGCCTAGCCTATGCCACCCTAAGTAGGAAAAGGCTACATCAGTGGaacttaaattactgaaactTTTTGTCCTTTTCCGTTTAGGAAGATGGCATATGCAACTAGCAGCACGCCTTGAAACAATAGGAGCAAGTTCCTTCCCATGAGCTTTCATAAATTTCCCCTCTTATGCCTATTAATGTAGGAATCTCTAGTCTTTCTGTTAGAGTATCCAAAAGGAATATTATAGAAAAGATTGAGACGGTACCAGCACGGGCTTGAGGCGGAACTTCTCCAGATAATAAAAAAAGCTTCTGAAACATAAACCAAAAATCTTCCCCCCTATTAACTCACATTTATCTAGTGCAGTTATATTCTAGAAATCAAATGATTATTATCCTTTTTTAAATAAGCTCAAATGATTATTATCCTCGGAGAGCGAATAGCAACAAACAAGCAACCCCAAAACAATTGATTATTTATTGGAACTCCACAGAAAAAGCATAAAGGGTTAACTGAATAACATCATAACAAGAAGAAACCAAAACTAAATCACCTCAAATCTGGAAATTGCTTTCCCCAGTTCTTTATGCAAAGCCTCCGTATCCTGACCATAACATGGCAAAGTCAGCAACTTTTGTACACAGCACAGACACCTGCCATGCAAGAAATATAATCACAATGCTCACTTTCACTGAGGTTTACACTACCCTGTATTGACCATATGGAAGGTTTTCCTCGTGTATCAGTGTGTGTGTGATTTTTATATTTTCGAAGAGCAAGATTTCCTTATATCTCATGATGATTAACCACAACAATACCAAGACATTATTCAGCATACTTATAAGACTTTAGGGACAGAAATAGTAAATTGAGAGCCTAAAATAAGAGCATAATCATAGAGCCCCTAAATCATTTGTTCTTTTAAGTTTAAACCCCAAAAAGATCTATCGAATTAAGAGCTATTACCAGAAACACCAAAAAAGGAAGTGGCCATGTGAAATGATATAAACAAGATGTCAGAATCTGTACATCAAACCTAGTAGAAAAATGGTGAGCAACACTAAGCATACCTCAACAGGCCATCCATCCACCACAAATACATCTAATGAATACCCATCAGTTGTTGAGAACACATGAGCTTCTCGGATGTTAAGCCCTATATCAGAAAGTAAAGCAGAGAGCTAGAGTAGGAAAGTAGCCAGTTAGAGAACATGAGATAACATTAATCAgggaaaaagaaatataaaaaaatgaATTCTCACATCCATTTCATCATAACATTATGCAAAATTGCCGGGATATATGCAttcaaagaggacttttagcatgaagacaaaaatatgaaaatgaacaCAAGACAAACCATCAGAAGTGTTGTATTCGGAAAAGCCCAGAAACCAGGCATAATCGAATGTTTATAAGTGTTTATATCGGATCAAACCAAAAATTTATTGTACAGAACGAAAGATCCAGAAGCAAAATGTTGAAGTTTGTTGCCTTCTCAAACCTAAAAGCTAGCTCATGAGATGAAAATtgcccaagaccatataaggagacaACAACCTATTCCCTAGGCCAATGTGCCCCTACTCCCAAGAAGTTGTTGGTCGGGATCGTGGAACTATCGCTCGAGAAGTAAGAAGCTGATCCATGTTTGGTCATAAGGATAATAGTTCTTCTTAGGTCAGGGGCGGCCGGACCGGGGATTACCCGCGATTGGTAATGGCACAACCAGAAGAGGAGTAGGGGAGACAAGGTTAGGCGCTGGTTAGCGCAGCGCATCTGTTTCGGGTACAGAGGCGACGAGAGGTGCTAACCCGACCACCCAACCCAGCAGGTTAGGGGCAGGCCGGCCATAGGTTCGAATCCTGCCACCTTTCTTGTGGATCAGCCTGTGGTTACCGGATGATGGGAATAACAAAGGGGCAATCTAACCATCCTTCCTCCACACGCCCAATCCTGATTAACTAGAGCGTGGATAACATGACATGGTGACCCAACATTGGGTAAACCAAGAATAGTGATGAGTGCGGCTCTGGTATCATATTGAAGTGTGTGGCCATTTCATCTGAAATCTTAAGGCCAGTCTAACTATGATACCATGTTGAAGTGTGAGCATACTTTCTTAATTATATCTTCAACATAAAGCTTTGTTTCCTTTAAAAGTTCATTGCAACGCAAACCACAGCGACGAGGGGTGCTAACCCGACCACCCAACCCAGCAGGTTAGGGGCAGGCCGACCATAGGTTCGAATCCTGCCACCTTTCTTGTGGATCAGCCTGTGGTTACCGGATGATGGGAATAACAAAGGGGCAATCTAACCATCCTTCCTCCACACGCCCAATCCTGATTAACTAGAGCGTGGATAACATGACATGGTGACCCAACATTGGGTAAACCAAGAATAGTGATGAGTGCGGCTCTGGTATCATATTGAAGTGTGTGGCCATTTCATCTGAAATCTTAAGGCCAGTCTAACTATGATACCATGTTGAAGTGTGAGCATACTTTCTTAATTATATCTTCAACATAAAGCTTTGTTTCCTTTAAAAGTTCATTGCAACGCAAACCACAGCAATGGATGAGAATTAACTAAAATAAGAAGAGAATATAGTAAAAAGTCTTTTAGAACTTCTATTAAACTCAAGCTGTATTACAAATTTCTTACAAAAGGTCCATCAGCTAGCAATAGGAGTTGGCCAATGAATTAACATGCTACAAACACTTCTATGTGATCTCCCCCTTCAGTATTCCACTTAGGCACTTACAGCAAACACAGCTAGAGATAACAGAAAACAACATCAAAGAGCAAGCAATCGAACTGAGCAGACCTTCAATTAAGTATTCtagataattaaaaaaaaaaagttctagGTATATGAACCCTCTTATGGTTACCTGACTAAGAAGCTTGGGTTTGTCAATGGTAGAAAAGATAACTTCATGGATTGGAATATGCGAAATGTCATGCCTGCACTACAATTACTGGTGGTCAACTACTGAATATATTGCAGGTAGTTGCAATCTGCTTTTTGAGATTCAGATGTTAGAAACATTACAGCTAAAAGCATAACATACAAAATCATTGCCAACATCCTATAAACTTTCAATAATTATAGCCATTAGACTTACGCAATGACTAAAACGCACTGAAGTCAGAAGAAAATAGAAGTGTAGAGGACAAAGGTTGAAGAAGCAGCGAAAAAGCTTGGAAAGAAACATAAGAAAGCAAGACCTGTCAGTATTTTCTGCAGATACTGACAAAGCATGAGCCTAGTATTGTTGATCCTTTTTGTGGCTTAAATGATCCACACCACAAGTTTTTAAGCAAACGGAAGATGCAAATTGTGGTCGATCAAAGTAGATGGATTTATTTGCATGCTTTAACAGCAAAGAGACTTTGACTAACAATATGATTCTACAAGTGATTTTGGCATTACAAATTTGCTTAAACTTAAATGCTTGATTTACCTTTCAGATTAGAACAATTAATTCTCCCTCTATGTAGCACAATTCACTTTTTGAGAATCACATTCATATTCGGACGTAGTTTTCTCTAATGACCACGATTTTCTCATTCAACAATCTTGGATGCATAAGTACTCAATAAATGAAAACTTGTTCTAAATCAACATTACATGCAGTATTTGGAATATTGCAAATACTACAATTCAAGTTAAATAAATGCTAGATCTAAATTTTTCAGAGAAACTTTCAGATTCATAACAAAATTTACCATTACTAGATTATCCTCCGTTTTCTAGAAGCGTTGCTACTTATAaagtaaattttaaaaataaaaaataaaagacaaaTAGAGAGGAGAAATAATCATAGAAGTTTGCTCTGAAACTACCTTCTGATAGAATCTTCTGCCGGAATTTCTTCTTTGCCATTGAAATTCTGTCTAACTTCCAAATTTAGGTCTTCAAGCTTAGAGAAAGTTTCAAAGTCATTCACATGTTTCCTGTATTTTGTTAAGCAGCAATGAGAAGGCAAATGAAAGAAAGTTAAAGCATACTAGTCTATCGGTAAAACTAAGTTCCTTGTCAAAATAAATGACCAAGTAAAAGTTGTCAAACTTGTAGAATTTACCTTATCCCTTCATTATTTAAGCTGCCACCTGGCTGTTGAGTCGGAAGATCATTGAACTCATGCTGACCCTCTACATCGTCGGATCTAGTCCAATAATTCTGTCAAGCAAAGCAAAATGGAAAACAGGTGCCATGTGTATTATCCATAGAGATTACATCAAAGAAAAAACCAATTTCTAGAAGAAACTTACACCTATTAAGACTataaagtttgaaataaaaaaatatgcaATGCAGTGAAACATAACGTAATCTACAAAGAGCAAGAATCCATCTGTAATATATATCCAACATGACGTAACTATGATCTTGCCAGATTATTTTACTAATAGATACCTAATTCCGATGGCATATAAACAATGATTCAACCAATCCTTATCTGTTTTTTATAGAGGATAATTCAACTATAATACGTAGAACTGAAGGAAAGATTCAGATGTAAAGCTATGTATCCTTTAATTAATGAAGAAAACAGCCCAAAGGTCGTTGAAACCATGCTAACAACAAAATGCAGATGAACATATAATGGCTGAAAACTTAATACTggaaaatctagccaaaaaaacaATGAATCAACAAAACCATCGCGTGAAATGATCAAATCAAAAAGAATAGTGATATTAAGGGTGCGTATAGAAAaagatatacaaataatagatACTTAAATCAGATGGCATATCAACAATCATTCACGTCTGAAACAACACATAAAGCAATCAAATCAGTAAAAGAGAGAATCACGGACGCATGTGAGAAAGAAATTGACAATGATTAATGAAGGAACTTTAAAGCTACAAAAGCAACTCCAGCAATTAGGAAAAGCACAGAATACACTTAAACAGCCCAGAATCCACCAGCAATATCAGATGGCATCAAAGTGGTAGTAGACTTGCAACTATACGATAAATGGAGTTCGTACCTCTAAATATCGGACATGATAAGCAGGCTGATTATCGGGATCTTTTGCTCTAACAAGAATCTTCTGATGCAACAACACATCTTCTGCTCTATCCATATTAATATCCAACCCATAACTGAAGCATCAAAGATACTGTTAAATAACTAGCAGACTTGGTTCACCAACACAATTCAAACTCATGGCGTGCGCCTACAAAACATTACGTGTTGCACTACCTTTATCATTAAACCAAAGCCCAGAAGCTAGTTTAAATTATTTAACATGCTGTAATCTGACTTTCCTAATCAAATTACTTTATTAATCACAAAACAGAGTTCAACTATTATACAGAAAAAACATAGAGCTAATAACTTTATTGAATACTTTAATCAAATATCATAAATAGCTTAACTATTCATACAACCTAGTAATAATGGCTTCCATATATATATCTCACCACATAATCCTCCTCATTCCAGCTCGAAAATACAGgtacaaacaaaaataataccgCAAAAAACACCTAGGCACATAGATAGACACAAAATTTAACCTCTCATATTTTTTCAATATACACTCTCGAAGAAAAACAAATTCCTAATTATCCTCTCATTATCTAAGTTGACGAAATTACCGGCTCTCTACACTCCAGAAAACAGATGGAATTGCACACAAAATTCAGCTTGAGAAATCGCATATTAACAATACAAGTAAACGTCTTACATATTTTTGCGAAAAAAGGAAAATGCTAAAGCAGAGAAAATGAAACCTAGCAGGCAAGCGAGCAAAGTGAGAATCCAACTGCTCACGAAGCAACTCCGGATTAGTAACGGCCTCCGCATTTCCGCTCTGGACAAGACGGTTATAGACATCGTTCTTTATATCATACAGTAGTGCACAGCTCCCAAAACTCCTCGGCGGTGACGAACTCTCCCCTACTCCTTCAACCAAATCCATTTTCCTTCACTCAACTATATTTGTATATATTCTATATTACACACTACTTCAATAACAAAATCTCTCAAGGAACTGAATGAATTATGTCATGTAACCTTAAATTGATCGGAGAAGTCGCCGGACGACCGGTGACAGGACGAAATGGAGAGGAGGATACTACTGAAGTTGAAGGTGTAAAAGCGAGGGCAAATTTCCTCCAATATATCTTCTGTAGAGAGAAGAAGAAAGTCTCCCTTGTTATCCTTTCTTTGTAATGACTGAAATGAGAAAAAGGAAGTTTGACGAATGTCAGAAGGTTGGTTAAAAGGAAATAAGAGAGAGAAAAACGACTGTGTGTGTGTTTTGTGTGTGAGAGAGGTGGAGTGGATAGGATTCTGAACAGGTGACGATATATAAATGGTGCAATTACATAACTGGGTATGTAGTGTAAGAAATTGAATTTTGTAATTTTAAAAGCTactagtataatataatatgtattTGATAGTACTAATTAATTACACATTTCATGAATAGAGTATTAATTAAGCTCTATCACTATTAGTAACTCGTACTTAATCTGCATTCAAACTATTTTTCATGTTTCTTATTTGGTTGCTAATCTTATGAGAAagtgataaaaataatattatgttttgctaaatttaaaaataattttataaacaTATAATTGAGCAGTTTTGGTTGTTAAAATTTGTCAAATGTGCGTCTTTTTGTCTCTTTAATAAAATTTGATcgttaaatttaataaaattgtGAGAAAAAATTTAATCTAAAACATAAGAAGCCTCGTTAAATTGCAGAAACCAAATATAAAAGCTTGCAAACATATATTATACCCTAAAAAATACAATAAATACTAACTATAGATAATAAAAAATTTGCAGAAATTACAAATATTACACCTCCAAATAGGACTTAGGAGTTCTCGTTAAATCTTTTTTTTCACTATTTCAGTAAAATCTGAGAATAAAAAATTCGTTAAATATTGAtggagaatggagatacaaattTAAATGATCAAAATTGTTCAGAGTAtatttaaatgactattttaacAAAAGATCACGTTTCTGTAATTTTCTCCAAATCCTATCACCAATAGTTAAAGAATATAAAACGACTAACTAAGGAATTCTCCACGAATTTTCGTTCATCCTTGAAATTTTTTGGGTACCGGCAACGGTAAATAATGGAGTACTGTACTTTGTTTGCATAAAGAAACTAAAATTGGCCTTGCAATTAATGCAGCCGACAATAATgtcaattttcaaaaatatacgcattaaaataaataatttttggaTGACTTTTATGTGCAATACCAAATTTTTATGGCACGTGAAAGATGGTACAGTAGTACTAAGTACTCTACTTGTCAAGAGAGTCAAACTGTCAATATTTTTTCTAGTATACTTTTTTGGAATAAGTGGAAACGAAGTAGAACAAAAAAAGAATTAATCTATTAAAGAAAGGAAGAATATTGTTCAATCAATGGATGGAGTTTTGCTCGAGTAAGCATGCAAAACAGCAAAAGCAAAAAATAATTATGATGCCTTTGAATTTGTATTGCTCCTTTATTTTATCCACAAGTTGTTTCGGTAGACGGACACAAATCGCTTCCCTTTATTGAGGAAAGAAGGCACTCCCATGTTATTCTTTTTAATCGTCCTATATTAGTTTGGATTAGTGACAAAAAATCTCACTTTATGAGCTAAAATGCtttctaattttatttttaagGCTCGAATCATAAATACTTAGTTTAAAatggaagagtacttctactatAATCTTTAGTAATTTAATTTTAAGAGTCCTAAGTTAATGGAGTATTAGACTgcatattaaattaattattataattaggTACGTGTAAGTAATCTTctatatataaaatacaaaaagtACTCCTTGATTTAACCTTTATACAATCACGCGAAATGCGTTGAAACGAAAGCGAAACTGTTTTGTAGAATAGTAACAGTACAGTAGCTGGGCGTGGGGAAGTGTCTTTTCCATTTCGGTGAAGCGATTAACACGTGTACTTTTATAGAATCCCTCGTGGATGTTAATGGGTCCCAGCCTTCGCTGAAAGGGCAATCTATGCTTGTATCTAAATTCTTTTGTTAAAATGATCAGagtatatttaaaattttaaattactattttaacAAAAGTACTATCTAAATTCTTTTGTGAGTAAAAGTTTAACTCATTCACCGCTTAAAAAAATGTTGTTTACATAATTAATTGTTAAAGTCAATTGAATTATTAAACTGCTGCATTAAAGGACGAGTAAAACTTAAAGTGTTACGGTTTCGAACTCAAACCACTTTCTACTAGGGTATTATCATTTTTTGTCCGCGTCAAAAATTATTTACATTTGGTAAtcgaaaaaatatacaaaatttatataatttttgtatataacatacggAATGTGTATATataaaacaaaatatatattttttttaactattattttgagagcggctatacaatatgatttttttttcttaatttttttcacTCGATATTCATGTCTTCATTAGGACCTTTACTAATCTGAATTAACTCCATAATCCATATATATAATACCCAAAAGATGAATTCACTCCATATATATAATACCCAAAAGAGAAAATCTCCCTACTAATTTTTTGTTAATTTTCTATGTTCTAACATGAGACCTCTAATTCATTTAATTCAAACTCCTAACACTTATTTATTCGTTAAAGGTTTGAAATAAAGAACAATGTAATCAAAAAATACTTTAACCAACCAAGATGGGCGGCAAAGGAAGTGGGTATTTATTATTGCTAACCATATGCATGTAACATTATTCAAAAAATATATTCCTACAAAAAATTTACTCCTACTTAAATACCCACATTTAAGGAGTAATACTCTTTTTTCTTATTCCATATTGACCAATAAGTAATATACTATTTAATTGAGTTCATTACTCATATGGTCACTCAACTATCCGAAATTATCTACTAAAGTCATCTTTCTTTCGTTTGTATTAACAAAGTTACTTAACTATGCCTATAGCACTCAGAAAATCACTCGACTAGATTCCACAAACTTTTGATCGGCAAATACATATTTTACCCTTGAAATTATcaatttttatcttctttttatttttttatatttttaatattatgattttttttctcattttaatCAATATTATGGGCTTACCttagaataaataaattttattcataaattaaaaaaataaaaatagtatttaaacatatataatgttggaataataaaatattgagcaTATTAGAAAGTTACTTAGAATAATTTGTTCGTAAAAACTaccccggacataagcatgattttagctacgtGCAAACTATCGTCACATCGTGcgcacgtagcacccacaattattagCAAACAATCATTTATAGCACCTAcggggataattccctcttacaaggttaggcaagagacttaccttgttttCAAGTCCTCTTCCGGTCCACAATTCACACTAAAGTCTCAAATCGGTGCCACGCAATCCAAAACTAGcaaaatattgtataaattaattaatatatgctcaaaaatttataatttaactattagagtaattacccaacccaaattgagaGATTactaaaattcaccctcgggcccacatgcgcAGATTCCATAAttttttgtaaataaatattacccataacctcatgaacacaaatatataatttctactcaattccataattatttccGTGGtatatcccatttttatcaaaaactagatttttcaacTAAATCCTATAGTTTTCCcaatttatatgttaaaatctacctaaAATCcgtgtattaaactcacattaagtagtaaTTACTTACCTTACAATGATAGGTGAAAAatccctctccaagagct
This region of Nicotiana tomentosiformis chromosome 4, ASM39032v3, whole genome shotgun sequence genomic DNA includes:
- the LOC104121655 gene encoding serine/threonine-protein kinase STY46-like, with the translated sequence MDLVEGVGESSSPPRSFGSCALLYDIKNDVYNRLVQSGNAEAVTNPELLREQLDSHFARLPASYGLDINMDRAEDVLLHQKILVRAKDPDNQPAYHVRYLENYWTRSDDVEGQHEFNDLPTQQPGGSLNNEGIRKHVNDFETFSKLEDLNLEVRQNFNGKEEIPAEDSIRRHDISHIPIHEVIFSTIDKPKLLSQLSALLSDIGLNIREAHVFSTTDGYSLDVFVVDGWPVEDTEALHKELGKAISRFEGSWSGSSHSKSAVEKYIFARSKPEDWEIDRRLLKIGERIASGSCGDLYHGMYLGMDVAIKFIRSEHLNDTLEDEFDQEVAILRQVQHKNVVRFIGACTESPHLCIVTEYMSGGSLYDYLHKNHVILQLSQLLSFAIDVCKGMGYLHQNNIIHRDLKTANLLMDANNVVKVADFGVARFQNKGGVMTAETGTYRWMAPEVINHQPYDQKADVFSFAIVLWELVTAKVPYDTMTPLQAALGVRQGLRPELPENAHPRLLDLMQRCWEAIPSDRPSFSEIQVELELLLQEVEDAVEAPNER